The Deltaproteobacteria bacterium genome includes a region encoding these proteins:
- a CDS encoding DUF362 domain-containing protein, with amino-acid sequence MDGLDRRGFLRLLAGLGLCALGPLPAGAQAAPSRSSSVLSPEKGGDRVVALSSEKLFPWDGRSRPYVDAVEREELDRLVDAGVKRLTGAASARQAWRSLFDYGRGEKVALKPNLNWIKDGFEKVVTSPQLVGSTIRGLVEHVGVRESDIFVYDVSRPIPAAYRERVGYDVRYVQRAVSFSARVYRRIFGDLTSPSQRRVPLSNRVVTDEGVELGCFVPQVVARCDHLVNLPVLKSHQFVLFSGAMKNLFGSVVFDNGDTTPRHMHGAHLEDHIAEVAASMRDVTRLVVCDAMAGTWSDERHGAPERWESFGGGWPSSLFFARCAVAMDGHLRRVVAAERSLRGLELRSSAFVERAKELTGCGKNP; translated from the coding sequence ATGGACGGGCTTGACAGGCGGGGCTTTCTGCGGCTTCTCGCCGGGCTCGGCCTCTGCGCCCTCGGCCCCCTGCCGGCGGGGGCGCAGGCGGCGCCGTCGCGGTCCTCTTCCGTCCTTTCGCCGGAGAAGGGCGGGGACCGGGTGGTGGCGCTATCGTCGGAAAAGCTCTTCCCCTGGGACGGCCGAAGCCGTCCCTACGTGGATGCGGTGGAGAGGGAGGAGCTTGATCGTCTCGTCGACGCCGGCGTCAAGAGGCTCACCGGGGCGGCGAGCGCAAGGCAGGCGTGGCGCTCGCTCTTCGACTACGGCAGGGGTGAGAAGGTCGCCCTGAAGCCGAACCTCAACTGGATAAAGGACGGCTTTGAAAAGGTCGTGACCTCGCCCCAGCTTGTGGGCAGCACCATACGGGGCCTCGTGGAGCATGTGGGCGTGCGCGAAAGCGACATCTTCGTCTACGACGTCTCCCGTCCCATCCCCGCCGCCTACAGGGAGAGGGTCGGCTACGACGTGCGTTACGTCCAGCGGGCCGTCTCCTTCAGCGCCAGGGTGTACAGGCGGATATTCGGCGACCTGACCAGTCCGTCGCAGCGGCGGGTGCCCTTGAGTAACCGTGTGGTGACCGACGAAGGGGTGGAGCTCGGCTGCTTTGTGCCGCAGGTGGTGGCGCGGTGCGACCACCTCGTGAACCTGCCGGTGCTCAAGTCCCATCAGTTCGTGCTCTTCTCCGGGGCCATGAAAAACCTCTTCGGCAGCGTCGTCTTCGATAACGGCGACACCACTCCGCGCCATATGCACGGAGCGCACCTTGAGGACCACATAGCCGAGGTTGCCGCGTCCATGAGGGATGTCACCAGGCTTGTCGTCTGCGACGCCATGGCCGGCACGTGGAGCGACGAGCGTCACGGAGCGCCGGAGCGATGGGAGAGTTTCGGCGGCGGCTGGCCCTCGTCGCTATTCTTCGCCCGCTGCGCGGTGGCGATGGATGGACATCTGCGCCGCGTGGTGGCCGCCGAGAGGAGTCTGCGCGGCCTTGAGCTGAGGTCGAGTGCCTTTGTCGAGAGGGCAAAAGAGCTGACAGGATGCGGAAAAAACCCCTGA
- a CDS encoding N-acetyltransferase, translating to MEEVGAERLVRDAVSPSLWGKIRKAYREGGLGLVAVRARKVLLRSNSAWWYVRDLSRPVAARDCGLDVRVSREAPGPVVEYMRRKEYLNDRELREARRSGHWFVGLYEGGGVAGFCKCGFTSVYVNDFGEVLTLPPHVAFIYEYEIDERLRGRGVGGFFVGRVLEALREAGFRHVICHVPPWNKASMKVVERCGFEKVGYIRFVEVAGLKFRTGSVETILASLEKGSG from the coding sequence GTGGAGGAGGTTGGGGCGGAGCGCCTCGTCCGGGACGCCGTGAGCCCGTCGCTGTGGGGGAAGATAAGGAAGGCCTACAGGGAGGGCGGCCTCGGCCTCGTCGCCGTCAGGGCGCGGAAGGTCCTCCTGCGGAGCAACTCGGCGTGGTGGTACGTAAGGGACCTCTCCAGGCCGGTCGCGGCGCGGGATTGCGGGCTCGACGTCCGTGTATCGAGAGAAGCGCCCGGGCCGGTCGTCGAGTACATGAGGCGCAAGGAGTACCTCAACGACAGGGAGCTCCGCGAGGCGCGAAGGTCCGGCCACTGGTTCGTCGGTCTCTACGAGGGCGGCGGTGTCGCCGGCTTCTGCAAGTGCGGCTTCACGAGCGTCTACGTGAACGACTTCGGCGAGGTCCTGACTCTGCCCCCTCATGTGGCCTTCATATACGAGTATGAAATAGACGAGCGGCTGCGGGGCAGGGGGGTGGGCGGCTTCTTCGTGGGCCGGGTGCTCGAGGCGTTGCGGGAGGCCGGCTTCCGTCACGTCATCTGCCACGTGCCGCCGTGGAACAAGGCGTCGATGAAGGTCGTAGAACGGTGCGGCTTCGAGAAGGTAGGCTACATCAGGTTCGTGGAAGTGGCGGGACTCAAGTTCAGGACGGGAAGTGTCGAGACAATACTTGCATCTCTGGAGAAGGGGAGCGGCTGA
- a CDS encoding radical SAM protein yields MIRLLASVAEKLARAAELERCDRRLRGLNAMVFLTYRCGSRCRTCTMWKRTDPSSEELGWEQWRTVLDRLCAYGIKTVELFGGDALLRKDIIFRMIEHCSRNGMATYFPTNSLLLDRDTAASLVEAGLDTIYFSLDDVGETGDAIRGSDGSFAKVKQALENVLAERGEARHPKIEVCTTVSNMNCDRFVEIVRFLSRYRVDTINPRVVGEFSKEKVESSVVDGVRAEPYFVPSDGSSHLLSADELRRFRESLDAADCIEGAPFVNRWAVDMAGDDAFTKGLYEAERCLLCTTLVTVDPYGNAMPCPMFRDYRLGSLVEADPGQVWGNARHRIFVERQRAGAIELCRNCNIRIYYPRLADVMKYYYRKAREKAWRRLGRSASSGTP; encoded by the coding sequence ATGATCAGGTTGCTTGCATCAGTAGCCGAGAAGTTGGCCAGGGCCGCCGAGCTCGAGCGTTGCGACCGCAGGCTGCGGGGGCTCAACGCCATGGTCTTTCTCACCTACAGGTGCGGGAGTCGATGCAGGACCTGCACCATGTGGAAGAGGACGGACCCGTCGTCGGAGGAGCTGGGATGGGAGCAGTGGCGCACGGTGCTCGACAGGCTCTGCGCCTACGGCATAAAGACGGTAGAGCTCTTCGGCGGCGACGCCCTGTTGCGAAAGGACATAATCTTCCGGATGATAGAGCATTGCAGCCGGAACGGCATGGCCACCTACTTCCCTACGAACAGCCTGCTGCTCGACCGTGATACCGCGGCCTCGCTGGTAGAGGCCGGGCTCGATACCATTTACTTCTCGCTCGACGACGTCGGTGAGACGGGAGACGCCATTCGGGGAAGCGACGGCTCTTTTGCCAAGGTGAAGCAGGCGCTCGAGAACGTCCTTGCCGAGCGCGGCGAGGCGCGGCATCCGAAGATCGAGGTATGCACGACCGTATCCAACATGAACTGCGACCGTTTCGTCGAGATCGTCCGGTTCCTCTCCCGTTACCGTGTCGATACGATCAACCCCAGGGTGGTCGGCGAGTTCTCGAAGGAGAAGGTGGAGTCCTCCGTCGTCGACGGTGTGAGGGCCGAGCCCTACTTCGTGCCCAGCGACGGGAGCTCGCACCTTCTGAGCGCCGACGAACTCCGGCGCTTCAGGGAGTCGCTCGACGCGGCAGACTGTATCGAGGGCGCTCCCTTCGTCAACCGCTGGGCCGTGGACATGGCCGGCGATGACGCCTTCACAAAGGGACTCTACGAGGCGGAAAGGTGCCTGTTGTGCACCACCCTCGTCACCGTGGACCCTTACGGAAACGCCATGCCGTGCCCCATGTTCCGTGACTACAGGCTGGGCAGCCTTGTGGAGGCGGACCCGGGGCAGGTGTGGGGCAACGCCCGTCACCGCATCTTCGTCGAACGCCAGAGGGCGGGGGCGATAGAGCTCTGCCGTAACTGCAACATAAGGATCTACTATCCGCGTCTGGCCGATGTGATGAAGTACTATTACAGGAAGGCCCGGGAGAAGGCGTGGAGGAGGTTGGGGCGGAGCGCCTCGTCCGGGACGCCGTGA
- a CDS encoding GNAT family N-acetyltransferase — protein sequence MKVRVVSDEGEFRAMRQAWDALLGRSGTGSVFLTWEWLYTWWKSFGDDKQLYIIVAGDDETRAILPLYRRKVPGFVYPGSVKLEFLGTGEERSDEVCSYMLDMIAEAGCEEQAYADIFAFLREVRPCDWDLMSLKFVSSRSGFIDAARRYFGEDAYTVHVEESFRNGITLLDDGWQGFYNGLGKKTRKMVRSGRRRLESMNGFSYRFLQRRDELSGMLDAFVKLSLKRWGGGGAFASPKFSSFQRAVCEEFADRGMLKLSLMEVGGRPVAGNLDYCYRDTVYGYQTAFDAGFSKNLSVGLLGMLYCIENAAEEGFRKYDWYRVARESYKERFISCYEEIVNLVVARKSFYIALLGLLGRLKKL from the coding sequence ATGAAGGTCAGGGTCGTAAGCGATGAAGGGGAGTTCCGCGCCATGAGACAGGCGTGGGACGCCCTGCTCGGCAGGTCGGGGACGGGCAGCGTCTTCCTCACATGGGAATGGCTCTACACCTGGTGGAAGTCGTTCGGCGACGACAAGCAGCTCTACATAATTGTCGCCGGCGACGACGAGACGAGGGCCATACTCCCCCTCTACAGGCGAAAGGTCCCGGGCTTTGTCTATCCAGGCTCCGTGAAGCTCGAGTTTCTCGGCACCGGCGAAGAGCGCAGCGACGAAGTCTGTTCCTACATGCTCGACATGATAGCGGAGGCGGGCTGTGAGGAGCAGGCTTACGCCGACATCTTCGCCTTCCTGCGCGAGGTCCGTCCCTGCGACTGGGACTTGATGTCGCTTAAGTTCGTCTCCTCCCGTTCGGGATTCATCGACGCCGCGAGGCGCTACTTCGGAGAGGACGCCTATACGGTCCATGTGGAGGAGAGCTTCCGCAACGGCATAACCCTCCTGGACGACGGCTGGCAGGGGTTCTACAACGGTCTCGGGAAAAAGACCCGCAAGATGGTGAGAAGCGGCAGGAGGCGGCTTGAGTCCATGAACGGCTTTTCATACAGGTTCCTGCAGCGGCGCGACGAGCTTAGCGGTATGCTCGACGCCTTCGTGAAGCTGAGCCTCAAGAGGTGGGGCGGGGGAGGGGCCTTCGCGAGCCCCAAGTTCAGCAGCTTCCAGAGGGCCGTGTGCGAGGAGTTCGCCGACCGGGGGATGCTCAAGCTCTCCCTGATGGAGGTCGGGGGCAGACCCGTGGCCGGCAACCTCGACTACTGCTACAGGGACACGGTGTACGGATATCAGACGGCCTTCGACGCCGGTTTCAGCAAGAACTTGAGCGTGGGGCTTCTGGGCATGCTCTACTGCATCGAGAACGCCGCCGAAGAAGGGTTCAGGAAGTATGACTGGTACAGGGTGGCCCGGGAGAGCTACAAGGAGCGCTTCATAAGCTGCTATGAAGAGATCGTGAACTTGGTGGTGGCCAGGAAGAGCTTCTACATCGCGCTGCTCGGCCTGTTAGGGAGGCTCAAGAAGCTGTGA